Below is a window of Onychostoma macrolepis isolate SWU-2019 chromosome 06, ASM1243209v1, whole genome shotgun sequence DNA.
TGGTTTCACAGCTTACAGAACAAAAGTCTAGCAGACAACATCCTCGTAGAGGTCACCAAAACAATCCAAAGTTATCCATTTGATTTCCGAGGGGCCAGAATACTCTCTGGAATGGAGGAGGGGGCTTATGGCTGGATCACCATCAATTATCTCTTGGAAAGTTTAATTAAGGTGACTAATGGCATTCCAACATTGATGAAATTGGGATCAATTGACTATTAATACAGAGTTTTTCAAACGTAAGGatcagttaatttttttttttttacacatttattaatttattcaaaaaacaaatataattctAACAGACAATGAAATTGCTTGAATAATGAATTTGTAAGTTCtcatttcaatatatatttactaGTATTTCTgtctatatatttaatatttactatgttttatatttttctaattttgaaaacatgattataagacacacacacacacacacagtgtgctttttctactgtacagaccgtgtattctattgccctaaacctaccccttacaggaaactttctgcttttttagattttcaaaaaatttcattctgtgtgatttattagcttgtttacccgtggggacctcaatttaggtccccgccgtgacacgagtccccatgagtctgtgtgtattcaggtttaagtccccacctgaatagaaaaacaggtacacacacaggtacacacacacacacacacacacacaaatttagtttaaatttttgtATCTACTTTTACAAACAgttgaaaattattaaaatgtttatacatGTGTATAGGAAAATAgttaattactaaataaatacatacatatttaaaactatCATCCATGCGTCATCAATAATTTTAAACTAAAGTTATTGCCTTATCATCTCAGAAATCTTTATTTGTCATTCTTTCAAAGGCTATTGAACAATGGAAGCTGTAATGCTATATTCATTCTTGCCTTGACTCGATTAGGTCAATCAATCAACAGTAGAAATGATACTTAATCGCGCTTAATCGCTTCTCTTTTGTTTGAAAATCCTGTAcctcaacactttttttttcccttgcAGCACACATTTGAGGGCCAATGGATCCACCCTAAAGCAGGAAAGATCCTTGGAGCTCTAGATCTTGGTGGCTCATCAACGCAGATCTCATTCACCCCAAAAGACCCAGTAAAAAACCCAGCTTCAGCTTCAAATCTCCAGCTCTACGGGTATAAGTATGAGTTGTACACACAGAGCTACTTGTGCTACGGCAAGGACCAGGCTTTGAAGAAACTTCAGGTCTACCTTCACAAGGTTGGTTTTTAAAGGGTTCACTTACATAATTCAATAGATTATGTAGGTTTTACCATACTAGTTTCAGcacaatgcatttactgtatgtagGTTTGAAAAGAAAGTGTCTACCAGTAAAAATATGGACACAGTCGAATGACTGATATGGTGTCTTTGTTTTATCTAGACTGCTGGATCATCATCTGTTATCAGTCACCCATGCTACCACGTTGGATATAGCATCAATGTTACTTTGGGTGACCTCTACAACTCCCCTTGTGTGGTCAAACCAAACAATTTTAACCCCACGGCTATAGTCCTTTTCTCAGGAACGGGTAATTCATCCCTCTGTCTTTCTCTAATGGAGAACATTGTTAACCTCACCGACTGTGCATTTTCACCAGAATGTGGCTTCAATGGTGCCTATCAGCCTCCGGTCAATGGCGAATTCTTTGTGAGTGTTTCTTACTTTgtcaaatcatttttattaattactagTAGCATTAGATTTCAGTTAGAAAGAAAATAGTTTGCATTGGATTTCAGTTAGAAGAAAATAGAGAGGGGGATATGCAgttaaacaaaaaactttttttttttaatatgtattttacatGGCCTAATGTGCACATGGAAAAACACTGCAACAAAATTTAATATACATTGCATAATTTCCTGCCACACCATAAAAATTACTATTCTCAGGTTGTGAATGTGAATTAgatatcttaaagggatagttcacccaaaaatgaaaattttgtcatcattactcagcctcatgtcgtttcaaaccaaaatgtcttcttttatgttcagaataagaaataaacttatacaggtttggaacgacatgagggcgagtaaataatgacaaaattgtcatttttgggtaaacctTTCCTTTAAATGatgtaataaaaatactgtgCATCATGAAATAATGTCAAGAAATATCTTTCTACTAGTGGACTGCACACAGAAAGAACATGGGTTTCAGTGTAACCAGTTTATTCAATTCTCcaacaaatgactcttaagaGTCGGTTATGACTCATTAGGTGGTTGTTTTAATgaataactaaaaaaattagTCATCACTCTGACAAATCCTTTACTCAGCTGAATCTATCAGTGTGGTTACTGAATCAAAGTATACCGAAGTAGCCTTCAAgttactattttaaattatgttcacATCAAAATGATCCTCTACTATCCTTTTTGCCTTAATTCATGTTTCCATGCCTCATAATAAGTCTAACATCTATATGTTATGCCCATCTTAGGCTTTTTCTGCATACTTTTACACCTTTGACTTCCTTGGACTTGTCCCAAAAGCACCACTGACCCGGGTTCTTTCCACTATTGATACTCATTGCAACAAAACCTGGACCACTGTGAGTccacaattattattacaatacattGTAATCTTACATTTTATAGTAAAAAGCCTGGTGAGATGAGAAGTGATCACGTGAATCACAATATGATTACatgtatccaccttattttccAACACAGAAGTAagatgggtgagacttccggctCAATAGCCGCTGTATGGGGAAATAATGACAAGAATAATAACGTGCACTAAactgtaaaactgtttgcacttcataccagtgtgttcataattaagattgattatacattaaaataatatggtaagacacaccagtttgcaatatcaagcagcaaaacaagaAGTTTTgaacagctaaaaatagctggaagcgAATAACACTGAAACCAGACagattaaatttacaaatgacCACGCCCACTTTTGCAGGAAagatgtgaccctggaccacaaaaccagtcttaagtcgctggggtatatttgtaacaatagccaaaaatacattgtatgggtcaaaattatcgatttttcttttatggcaaaaatcattaggatattaagtaaagatcatgttccatgaagatattttgtaaatttcttaccttaaatatatcaaaacttaatttttgattagtaatatgcattgctaagaacttcatttggacaactttaaaggcgattttctcaatatttagatttttttgcacccttagattccagatttttaaatagttgtatctcagccaaatattgtccgatcctaacaagctttcagatcatgtataaatctcaatttcgaaaaattgacacttaagactggtttcgtcatccagggtcacaaataaggTAGTATATTTGCTAATGCTGGTATATTCTTAAATCCATGTTCATGacttttttctgcattttttctttctgcagCTTACCGCTGAAAATCCAGCCATCAAGGCAAAATACCTAAAAGAATATTGTGCTTCTGCTCATTACATTATGACTGTTCTCCTGAAAGGATACAAGTTCAGTAATGCGTGGGATCAAATCTCTTTTGAGAAACAGGTAAGGAACAGTTTCATCTCCTTTAAATCCTTTCTTTGCCGCAATGAAGCTGTtcagtaatatgaatatatacatttcATGCATACAGATCAATCCCATCCTTAGCCTATTTAACAAACTGAATACAGATACTTAGTGATTCATAAATCGTTAGAGACTATAATTTAACCCCAGGTTACTTGTATTGCTCAAGAGCACAGTGGAAGTAG
It encodes the following:
- the entpd8 gene encoding ectonucleoside triphosphate diphosphohydrolase 8 — protein: MAIQMKALLLGAAMAAIACTTIIALVLSLANHQTLDQPYSTQYGIVFDAGSTHTALFLYQWLGNKENNTGIVSQKQSCDVDGDGISSYVQNPPAAGESLKKCLDVAKAAVPEGQRKTTPVYLGATAGMRLLSLQNKSLADNILVEVTKTIQSYPFDFRGARILSGMEEGAYGWITINYLLESLIKHTFEGQWIHPKAGKILGALDLGGSSTQISFTPKDPVKNPASASNLQLYGYKYELYTQSYLCYGKDQALKKLQVYLHKTAGSSSVISHPCYHVGYSINVTLGDLYNSPCVVKPNNFNPTAIVLFSGTGNSSLCLSLMENIVNLTDCAFSPECGFNGAYQPPVNGEFFAFSAYFYTFDFLGLVPKAPLTRVLSTIDTHCNKTWTTLTAENPAIKAKYLKEYCASAHYIMTVLLKGYKFSNAWDQISFEKQVADTDVGWTLGYMLNLTNMIPSERTRAVTGVPHSQWAAQVFFIVSALFLSLLIIVILSVRDLSH